From a single Bacilli bacterium PM5-9 genomic region:
- a CDS encoding leucyl-tRNA synthetase (product_source=KO:K01869; cath_funfam=1.10.730.10,3.40.50.620; cog=COG0495; ko=KO:K01869; pfam=PF00133,PF08264,PF09334,PF13603; superfamily=47323,52374; tigrfam=TIGR00396), protein MSYNHQEVEKKWQKYWEDNKTFKCYGDDPKEKLYILDMFPYPSGAGLHVGHPEGYTATDIFSRFKRMKGFNVLHPMGWDAFGLPAEQYAIETGNHPREFTQKNIQIFKSQIKALGFSYDWDREVDTTDPEFFKWTQWIFIQLYNKGLAEIQDVEVNWCPDLGTVLANEEVLNVDGKMLSERGNFPVFKKPMSQWVLKITEYAERLLEDLEIVDWPESIKEMQRNWIGKSEGAQLSFKAENCDEYIEVFTTRPDTLFGATYMVLAPEHNLVSKLVTADCLEQVTKYQNEAKAKTDLERTELNKDKTGVFIGSYAINPVNNKKVPIWISDYVLASYGTGAIMAVPAHDERDYEFAKEFDLEIVPVIEGDISKEAYTKDGKHINSEFLNGMKNKEAISTMIEYLKEKEIGIPKVNYKLRDWLFARQRYWGEPFPVIHYEDGTIEIAKEEDLPIELPEMEDFKPSGTGESPLANAKEWLEVVREDGVKGRRDTNTMPQWAGSSWYYIAFIMKSEDGYLDLDSKDTQELINKWLPVDLYVGGAEHAVLHLLYARFWHKVLYDCGVVKAKEPFQKLFNQGMILGENGVKMSKSLGNVINPNDIIASHGADSLRLYEMFMGPLDQMKKWSTTSLDGARRFIDRVYRLVNKEDIVSNENDGELDLVYNQTVKKVTSDFEKLDFNTAISQMMIFVNEAYKTDKIYKEHLKGFIQMFSCICPHVGAEMWEKHGFEEELSYCAWPSYDESKIVVDEITIVVQVNGKVRAKIETTLNISEEEFKQKAYSVENVKAHIDGKEIIKEIFVKNKLLNVVVK, encoded by the coding sequence ATGAGTTATAATCATCAAGAAGTGGAAAAGAAATGGCAAAAATATTGGGAAGATAACAAAACATTTAAATGTTATGGAGATGATCCAAAAGAAAAATTATATATTTTAGATATGTTTCCATATCCAAGTGGTGCTGGATTACATGTAGGTCATCCTGAAGGGTATACTGCTACTGATATTTTTTCAAGATTTAAAAGAATGAAAGGGTTTAATGTACTTCATCCAATGGGATGGGATGCATTTGGATTACCTGCTGAACAATATGCTATTGAAACAGGTAATCATCCAAGAGAGTTTACACAAAAGAATATTCAAATTTTTAAAAGTCAAATTAAAGCACTTGGATTTTCTTATGATTGGGATCGTGAAGTTGATACAACTGATCCAGAGTTTTTTAAATGGACTCAATGGATTTTTATTCAATTATATAATAAAGGACTTGCTGAAATTCAAGATGTTGAAGTTAACTGGTGTCCCGATTTAGGTACAGTTTTAGCAAACGAAGAGGTTTTGAATGTTGATGGAAAAATGTTATCAGAAAGAGGTAATTTCCCTGTATTTAAAAAACCAATGTCACAATGGGTTTTAAAAATCACTGAATATGCTGAACGTTTACTTGAAGATTTAGAGATAGTTGATTGGCCTGAAAGCATTAAAGAAATGCAAAGAAACTGGATTGGAAAATCTGAAGGTGCTCAATTAAGCTTTAAAGCTGAAAATTGTGATGAGTATATTGAAGTTTTTACAACAAGACCTGATACATTGTTTGGTGCAACTTATATGGTACTTGCACCTGAGCATAACTTAGTTTCAAAATTAGTTACTGCTGATTGTTTAGAACAAGTTACTAAATACCAAAATGAAGCAAAAGCAAAAACTGATTTAGAACGTACTGAATTAAATAAAGATAAAACAGGTGTATTTATTGGTTCATATGCTATAAATCCTGTTAATAATAAAAAAGTACCTATTTGGATAAGTGATTATGTTTTAGCAAGCTATGGTACTGGAGCAATCATGGCAGTACCTGCGCATGATGAAAGAGATTATGAGTTTGCAAAAGAATTTGATTTAGAAATAGTTCCAGTTATTGAGGGTGATATTTCTAAAGAAGCTTATACAAAAGATGGAAAACATATTAATTCTGAGTTTTTAAATGGTATGAAAAATAAAGAAGCTATTTCAACTATGATTGAATATTTAAAAGAAAAAGAAATTGGTATTCCAAAAGTTAATTATAAATTAAGAGATTGGTTGTTTGCTCGTCAACGTTATTGGGGAGAACCATTCCCAGTAATTCATTATGAAGATGGAACTATTGAGATTGCTAAAGAAGAAGATTTACCAATAGAACTTCCTGAAATGGAAGACTTTAAACCTAGTGGAACAGGAGAATCACCACTTGCTAATGCAAAAGAATGGCTTGAAGTTGTTAGAGAAGATGGTGTTAAGGGAAGAAGAGATACTAATACAATGCCTCAATGGGCAGGATCAAGTTGGTATTATATTGCCTTTATTATGAAATCTGAAGATGGTTATCTTGATTTAGATAGTAAAGATACACAAGAATTAATAAATAAATGGTTACCAGTTGATTTATATGTTGGTGGGGCAGAACATGCTGTACTTCATTTACTATATGCTCGTTTCTGGCATAAAGTATTATATGATTGTGGTGTTGTTAAAGCTAAAGAACCATTCCAAAAATTATTTAATCAAGGTATGATTTTAGGAGAAAACGGTGTCAAAATGTCAAAATCTCTTGGGAATGTTATTAATCCAAATGATATAATTGCTAGTCATGGTGCTGATTCATTAAGATTGTATGAAATGTTTATGGGTCCATTAGATCAAATGAAAAAGTGGTCAACTACTAGCCTTGATGGAGCACGTCGTTTTATTGATAGAGTTTATCGTTTGGTTAATAAAGAAGATATTGTATCAAATGAAAATGATGGAGAACTTGATTTAGTTTATAATCAGACTGTGAAAAAAGTAACTAGTGATTTTGAAAAACTTGACTTTAATACTGCAATATCACAAATGATGATATTTGTTAATGAAGCATATAAAACTGATAAAATTTATAAAGAACATTTAAAGGGATTTATTCAAATGTTTTCATGTATTTGTCCTCATGTTGGTGCTGAAATGTGGGAAAAACATGGTTTTGAAGAAGAATTAAGCTATTGTGCATGGCCAAGTTATGATGAAAGTAAAATAGTTGTTGATGAAATTACTATTGTTGTTCAAGTAAATGGTAAAGTTCGTGCAAAAATTGAGACTACTTTAAATATTAGTGAAGAAGAGTTTAAACAAAAAGCATATAGTGTTGAAAATGTTAAAGCTCATATTGATGGAAAAGAAATTATAAAAGAGATATTTGTTAAAAATAAATTATTAAATGTGGTTGTTAAATAA
- a CDS encoding histidine triad (HIT) family protein (product_source=KO:K02503; cath_funfam=3.30.428.10; cog=COG0537; ko=KO:K02503; pfam=PF01230; superfamily=54197), whose translation MEDCLFCKIVSGEIPSYKIYEDEDVLAFLDISQTTKGHTLVIPKKHAKDIYEIDDESMAKVYKVARKLANTLSEKLNANGINLLNNNKVDAGQTVFHYHVHLIPRYDKDDKFVVNFLENENSNIEDTHNLLK comes from the coding sequence ATGGAAGATTGTTTATTTTGTAAGATTGTTAGTGGTGAAATTCCATCGTATAAAATTTATGAGGACGAAGATGTTTTAGCTTTTTTAGACATTAGTCAAACAACTAAAGGTCATACATTAGTAATACCAAAAAAACACGCTAAAGATATTTATGAGATTGATGATGAAAGTATGGCTAAGGTATACAAAGTCGCACGAAAATTAGCGAATACTTTAAGTGAAAAATTAAATGCTAATGGTATTAACTTATTAAATAATAATAAAGTAGATGCTGGACAAACAGTATTTCATTACCACGTGCATCTTATTCCTAGATATGATAAAGATGATAAGTTTGTAGTTAACTTTTTAGAAAACGAAAACAGTAATATTGAAGATACACATAACTTATTAAAATAA
- a CDS encoding hypothetical protein (product_source=Hypo-rule applied; cleavage_site_network=SignalP-noTM; superfamily=50447) produces MKNKKLLLALFMVFSLTILITNKIDAASTCSWNGYVKTCTICEFQSECHTETKTYYNTKWQKTKYTEKLIYGLNSFTKKITYNYDNYGYLKKRIIYKYFPTYNNENLTVKSKSTYKYQNSKITKRTTIKYRENKVIKEKANASYKNGVFNKKTIYRYNKKGQLKSNDNGNAYKIIRKYKKNGKKYKITSEKKYKYDKNGKLVKIK; encoded by the coding sequence ATGAAAAATAAAAAATTATTATTAGCATTATTTATGGTATTTAGTTTAACAATATTAATTACCAATAAAATTGATGCTGCAAGCACTTGTAGTTGGAATGGGTATGTTAAAACATGCACAATTTGTGAGTTTCAAAGTGAATGTCATACTGAAACAAAGACATACTACAATACTAAATGGCAAAAAACAAAATATACTGAAAAACTAATCTATGGATTAAACTCATTTACAAAGAAAATAACATATAATTATGATAATTATGGTTATCTTAAAAAAAGAATTATTTACAAATATTTTCCTACTTATAACAATGAAAACTTAACTGTAAAATCAAAATCTACATATAAGTACCAAAATAGTAAAATAACTAAAAGAACAACTATCAAATATCGTGAAAATAAAGTAATTAAAGAAAAAGCAAATGCTTCATATAAAAACGGAGTATTTAATAAAAAAACTATTTATCGTTACAATAAAAAAGGACAATTAAAGTCAAATGACAATGGTAATGCCTATAAAATCATTAGAAAATATAAGAAAAATGGTAAAAAGTATAAAATTACAAGTGAAAAGAAATATAAATATGATAAAAATGGAAAGTTAGTTAAAATTAAATAA
- a CDS encoding cysteine desulfurase/selenocysteine lyase (product_source=KO:K11717; cath_funfam=3.40.640.10,3.90.1150.10; cog=COG0520; ko=KO:K11717; pfam=PF00266; superfamily=53383; tigrfam=TIGR01979), with translation MFDIKNVRKQYPMLNGVEMDGHSLVYLDSGATALKPQCVIDKVVEYYSTYSTNAHRGDYALSHRTDSEYENVRKIVQKLINSKSELEIVYTYGTTHSINMLAHGIKHKLKKGDVILISEFEHASNVLPWFRLKEEIGIEIEYVKLNENHELTVENFKAAMHDKVKIVALAHISNVLGYILDMKEITKIAHEYGAIVTVDGAQSVPHIPVDVQDLDIDFLSFSAHKLGGPTGIGVLYGKYDLLNELEAYNLGGGMNTRIECNTCYYIKNAPFKFEAGTPAIEATIGMGRAIEYLMELGLANIHEHIESIRKHAITRLKNEVEDIIIYNENSISGPISFNVKGYEGARAQDIGSALATRGIAVRTGEHCAKLLVDVLETKGSVRASLYLYNSIEDMDRLVDALIEITKGDALDWLL, from the coding sequence ATGTTTGATATAAAAAATGTAAGAAAACAATATCCAATGTTGAATGGTGTTGAAATGGATGGACATAGTTTAGTTTATCTTGATAGTGGTGCAACTGCTTTAAAACCACAATGTGTTATTGATAAAGTTGTAGAGTATTATTCAACTTATTCAACTAATGCTCATCGTGGTGATTATGCTTTATCTCATCGTACTGATAGTGAATATGAAAATGTTAGAAAAATTGTTCAAAAGCTTATTAATAGTAAATCTGAATTAGAAATTGTCTATACTTATGGAACTACTCACAGTATTAATATGTTAGCTCATGGTATTAAACATAAACTTAAAAAAGGTGATGTAATTTTAATAAGTGAGTTTGAACATGCTTCAAATGTTTTACCTTGGTTTAGATTAAAAGAAGAAATTGGTATTGAAATTGAATATGTTAAATTAAATGAAAATCATGAATTAACTGTTGAAAATTTTAAAGCTGCAATGCATGATAAGGTTAAAATTGTTGCTTTAGCACATATTAGTAATGTTTTAGGATATATTTTAGATATGAAAGAAATCACCAAAATTGCTCATGAATATGGTGCGATTGTTACTGTTGATGGTGCTCAATCTGTGCCACATATTCCAGTTGATGTTCAAGATTTAGATATTGATTTCCTATCATTCTCTGCCCATAAATTAGGTGGTCCTACAGGAATTGGTGTTTTATATGGTAAATATGATTTATTAAATGAATTAGAGGCATATAATCTTGGTGGTGGAATGAATACAAGAATTGAATGTAATACTTGTTATTACATAAAAAATGCTCCATTTAAATTTGAAGCTGGTACACCAGCAATTGAAGCAACAATAGGAATGGGAAGAGCTATTGAATACTTAATGGAACTAGGTCTTGCTAATATACATGAACATATTGAATCAATTAGAAAGCATGCTATTACAAGATTAAAAAATGAAGTTGAAGATATTATTATTTATAATGAAAATAGTATAAGTGGTCCTATTTCTTTTAATGTTAAAGGTTATGAAGGAGCAAGAGCTCAAGATATTGGTTCTGCTTTAGCAACCAGAGGTATTGCAGTTAGAACTGGTGAGCATTGTGCTAAATTATTAGTTGATGTTTTAGAAACAAAAGGAAGCGTTCGTGCTAGTTTATATTTATATAATTCAATTGAAGATATGGATCGTTTAGTTGATGCATTGATTGAGATCACGAA
- a CDS encoding hypothetical protein (product_source=Hypo-rule applied; cleavage_site_network=SignalP-noTM; superfamily=117289), whose protein sequence is MKRLLCLICCLCLVACFNGGDTRQQEYYEYLKILDKSSEYSKKEAPCTIKAYQTTSDYSKYHYYIVISDPKIKLEKLKVVAYPIGYKNDEIIPNFNILEDVDITTFNNKQSAIKLNYFSENNYTQFKVLLSYQNDGSNYEEIYLKDIVVE, encoded by the coding sequence ATGAAAAGATTACTTTGTCTTATTTGTTGCTTGTGTTTAGTTGCCTGCTTTAATGGTGGTGATACTAGACAACAGGAATACTATGAATATTTAAAAATTTTAGATAAGAGTAGTGAGTATTCAAAAAAAGAAGCGCCTTGCACAATAAAGGCGTATCAAACTACAAGTGATTATAGTAAGTATCATTATTATATTGTGATTAGTGATCCTAAAATTAAACTAGAAAAATTGAAGGTTGTTGCTTATCCTATTGGTTATAAAAATGATGAGATTATACCTAATTTTAATATTTTAGAGGATGTTGATATTACAACCTTTAACAATAAACAAAGTGCAATTAAGTTGAACTATTTTAGTGAAAATAATTATACTCAATTTAAAGTATTATTAAGTTATCAAAATGATGGTTCAAATTATGAAGAAATTTATTTAAAAGACATTGTTGTTGAATAG
- a CDS encoding Fe-S cluster assembly ATP-binding protein (product_source=KO:K09013; cath_funfam=3.40.50.300; cog=COG0396; ko=KO:K09013; pfam=PF00005; smart=SM00382; superfamily=52540; tigrfam=TIGR01978), with product MSTLKIENLHVSVEGKQILKGVNLEVNTNEIHAIMGPNGNGKSTLLLAIMGHPKYTIDSGKIFLDNIDITNMEVDERSRAGLFLGMQYPTEVSGVTNSDFLRAAINSHNEKPVSLFKFIKELDGEIAKLKMKEDLAHRYLNDGFSGGEKKRNEILHMKLLKPKIALLDEIDSGLDVDALKLVSDAINEMKSDKFGCLIVSHYERFFELVKPSHVHVLVDGVIVKSGGYEIIQKIDVDGYDWIKSELGIEFKDENEIDFASL from the coding sequence GTGTCAACTTTAAAAATTGAAAATTTACATGTAAGCGTAGAAGGAAAACAAATTTTAAAAGGTGTTAATTTAGAGGTTAATACTAATGAAATTCATGCAATAATGGGGCCTAATGGTAATGGTAAATCAACATTGCTACTTGCGATTATGGGACACCCAAAATATACGATTGATAGTGGAAAGATATTTTTAGATAATATAGATATTACTAATATGGAAGTAGATGAGAGATCTCGTGCTGGTCTATTTTTAGGTATGCAATATCCTACTGAAGTATCTGGAGTAACAAACTCTGATTTTTTGCGTGCAGCAATTAACTCTCATAATGAAAAACCTGTTTCACTGTTTAAATTTATTAAAGAACTTGATGGTGAGATTGCTAAATTAAAAATGAAGGAAGATTTAGCTCATCGTTATTTAAATGATGGATTCTCGGGTGGAGAAAAGAAAAGAAATGAAATTTTACATATGAAATTATTAAAACCAAAAATTGCTTTATTAGATGAAATTGATTCTGGATTAGATGTTGATGCATTAAAATTAGTTAGTGATGCTATTAATGAAATGAAGTCTGATAAATTTGGGTGTTTAATTGTATCTCATTATGAAAGATTTTTTGAGTTAGTTAAACCTTCTCATGTTCATGTACTTGTTGATGGTGTAATTGTTAAGAGTGGTGGATATGAAATTATTCAAAAAATTGATGTTGATGGTTATGATTGGATAAAATCAGAACTTGGAATTGAATTTAAAGATGAAAATGAAATTGATTTTGCTAGTCTTTAA
- a CDS encoding Fe-S cluster assembly protein SufD (product_source=KO:K09015; cog=COG0719; ko=KO:K09015; pfam=PF01458; superfamily=101960), which yields MKKNIQVINDEIVSNLEFDVNSKTIVFNINNSCDVDLFLENNKKDIKINFYNNCHVNLTSIFSKGESNISYILGNSTYLNEFVIVEDDNIDLVINKKITQSKDSVYEVSNGVFSDANVDANIVVDLDGINAKALHNVALIARNDNKKHFNVTINNNEKMTIGELNNFGVVKDSASVIFNGTGFIKKGASLSQAHQESKIITFDPNVQAQANPFLIIDEADVEASHAAAVGKMDEEQLYYIQSRGINYDDASKLITYGYLKPILNKINDEKLKEKLEKLIEEKVNI from the coding sequence ATGAAAAAAAATATACAAGTTATTAATGATGAAATAGTTTCTAATTTAGAGTTTGATGTTAATTCAAAAACAATTGTTTTTAATATTAATAATAGTTGTGATGTTGATTTATTTTTAGAAAATAATAAAAAAGATATAAAAATTAATTTTTATAATAATTGCCATGTTAATTTAACAAGTATATTTTCAAAAGGTGAAAGTAATATTAGTTATATTTTAGGTAATAGTACATATTTGAATGAGTTTGTTATTGTTGAGGATGATAATATTGACCTTGTTATAAATAAAAAAATAACTCAATCAAAAGATAGTGTATATGAGGTTTCCAATGGAGTATTTAGTGATGCGAATGTTGATGCAAATATTGTTGTTGACTTAGATGGTATTAATGCAAAGGCTTTACATAATGTTGCTTTAATTGCCAGAAATGATAATAAAAAACATTTTAATGTTACGATAAATAATAATGAAAAAATGACAATTGGAGAGTTAAATAACTTTGGTGTTGTTAAAGATAGTGCATCTGTAATATTTAATGGAACTGGATTTATTAAGAAAGGTGCTAGCTTATCACAAGCTCATCAAGAATCAAAAATAATTACTTTTGATCCAAATGTTCAAGCACAAGCTAATCCTTTTTTAATTATTGATGAAGCAGATGTTGAAGCAAGTCATGCTGCTGCTGTTGGTAAAATGGATGAAGAACAACTTTATTATATTCAATCAAGAGGTATAAATTATGATGATGCTTCTAAGTTGATAACTTATGGTTATTTAAAACCGATTTTAAATAAAATAAATGATGAAAAATTAAAAGAAAAACTTGAAAAATTAATTGAGGAGAAGGTGAATATCTAA